The Rhododendron vialii isolate Sample 1 chromosome 6a, ASM3025357v1 genome includes a window with the following:
- the LOC131331364 gene encoding double-stranded RNA-binding protein 1-like, with protein sequence MSGVSNCYVFKSRLQEYAQKVGLPTPVYETVKEGPSHQPCFRSTVIVDDVRYDSLLGFFNRKAAEQSAAEVALMELANTGKLTESVSQPVQETGLCKNLLQEYAQKMNYAIPLYVCLKDESQGRDTLFSCTVDIGGMKYIGAAAKTKKEAEIKAARTALLAIQSSPSCSNETPLGNSVYTVIPSKKNGTDPGISTQESLKPKKKGLFKKKPQRKRRNGEKGNKVQLESMGRSGSGVDIGGYEGQQSDQTVNSGLPGMEATMNPGGGPIFNGNNGEKSATQESDAVPCIYVDSKDGISQSLGFCQSDLENPNGGDLTSEVSDVNRIPGVGGFDGNNFSSICYVSGRGT encoded by the exons ATGTCAG gtGTTTCCAATTGTTATGTTTTCAAGAGTCGGTTGCAAGAATATGCCCAAAAAGTTGGGCTTCCTACACCTGTTTATGAGACCGTGAAGGAAGGACCTTCCCATCAGCCATGCTTTAGGTCAACGGTAATTGTGGACGACGTTAGATATGACTCTTTGCTTGGATTTTTCAACCGTAAGGCTGCAGAACAGTCAGCTGCTGAGGTTGCTCTCATGGAACTAGCCAACACCGGGAAGTTGACAGAAAGTGTTTCTCAGCCAGTG CAAGAAACGGGTTTGTGCAAGAATTTACTTCAGGAATATGCACAGAAGATGAATTACGCAATTCCATTATACGTGTGTCTGAAAGATGAATCACAAGGTAGAGACACCCTCTTTTCTTGCACAGTTGACATAGGAGGGATGAAGTACATTGGAGCTGCagcaaaaacgaaaaaagaagcagaaatcAAAGCTGCTAGAACTGCTCTATTAGCCATCCAATCAAGCCCTTCTTGTTCTAATGAGACACCCTTGGGAAATTCTGTTTACACAGTTATTCCAAGCAAAAAGAATGGGACAGATCCTGGAATTAGCACCCAGGAAAGTCTCAAACCCAAGAAAAAAGGTCTGTTCAAAAAGAAACCACAAAGGAAGAGACGCAATGGAGAAAAGGGCAACAAGGTCCAATTGGAGTCTATGGGTCGTTCGGGTTCGGGGGTTGATATTGGTGGGTATGAAGGGCAGCAGTCAGATCAAACAGTGAACTCTGGACTTCCAGGTATGGAAGCAACAATGAACCCAGGAGGTGGACCAATTTTCAATGGAAATAATGGAGAAAAATCTGCTACCCAAGAAAGTGATGCGGTTCCATGTATTTATGTTGATTCTAAGGATGGGATATCACAGAGTCTGGGTTTTTGTCAAAGTGACTTGGAAAATCCTAATGGAGGTGATTTGACTTCTGAAGTAAGTGATGTGAACAGAATTCCTGGAGTAGGGGGCTTCGACGGTAACAACTTTTCTTCCATATGTTATGTGTCAGGGAGAGGAACCTAG